A single region of the Halopiger xanaduensis SH-6 genome encodes:
- a CDS encoding molybdopterin oxidoreductase family protein, with translation MSTEPVTLDLDRRSFMKASALAGATILGSGATGRVLSDGQSESTGVEDDAETAKVICNYCSVGCGFKAVKEGDSFVGQEPWKENPINNGSLCSKGASILETEHSPTRLKHPLKKENGEWRKITWNEAYDEIAETWQEVTEEYGPDSTMMVGSAHHSNEEAYAFRKLAAFMGTNNVDHQARICHSPTVAGLANTWGFGAMTNTINDYRNFDLNIIIGQNPAEAHPIAMQHILEGQARGGTIVSIDPRYTKTSAHADHYYRMRPGTDVAIMMGLLYYLDEQDELDEEMLSDRVNGWEDAYAELDRYDLETAAEISWLSVEDLEEIGDMIIENKPNVQIEWAMGGTQHNNGTQNIRSYALLSLASGSAARSGGGLQVMRGHANVQGATDLGVDADILPGYYSVSSPGSWAHWTNVWDRSPWTSGSTDFNDMYGRFDMLPEDLMEELGETEETVTTAQVDTEVEDSLGGDEYRPNEVTTRSMMFQSGLTVARWYEAALPQEERLHESNLYQPNPLKMLFLWGHSANSINEMDKMKRAMEALDLLVVVDVFPAVAGTLSDEDNVILLPASSQYEHYRSLTNTHRSVQWSEPAGKPAHNSKPDLQIMQELADRFGFGEHFDWGSGQELHNGKSTYEDALREINLGVRSIGYQQPPEKLQQHREYDYAFNTETLRADSEGLPVSGEYWSLPWPYWGEGHTGTPIIWRDDMDPREGGHDFRANWGTEAPSPEDWEAMGVDREYPLQETYDEHGEEGLEMLREPYQPDWWDEEIEGVPQYPHYTTTLPEDVTNPSEMSLPVEYALSPDQSPYDAAQALEEEYDHELDMEFWEQYDVEQPDPPTGRGKARAVAWNFLDTVPVHREPIESPYPDLAEEWPANGHQQNVYRLDQNNGQTQQQATEAVHEKGFEVILTSGRQVEHQGGGSETRNNEMTADRQPHMYAEIHPDRAEEMGISGGDEVIVHSAHDAKSAILVKAKVDYRPHPDEVFLPYHWGGVFGGKDKSDDWPEGTKPLAIGDSVNIVTAHGFDAETQMQETKVGMVRVEKATPERIEELDMEFIDFPQDEAGLGLQKQYDVREHDMLADD, from the coding sequence ATGAGCACGGAACCAGTTACGCTGGATCTCGACCGGCGGTCGTTCATGAAGGCGTCCGCCCTCGCCGGGGCCACAATCCTCGGCAGCGGGGCAACGGGGCGCGTTCTCAGCGACGGCCAGAGCGAATCGACCGGCGTCGAGGACGACGCTGAAACGGCGAAAGTCATCTGTAACTACTGCTCCGTCGGTTGCGGGTTCAAGGCCGTCAAGGAGGGCGACTCCTTCGTGGGGCAGGAACCCTGGAAGGAGAACCCGATCAACAACGGCTCGCTCTGTTCGAAGGGCGCGAGCATCCTCGAGACGGAGCACTCGCCGACCCGACTGAAGCACCCGCTGAAGAAGGAAAACGGCGAGTGGCGCAAGATCACGTGGAACGAGGCCTACGACGAGATCGCCGAGACCTGGCAGGAGGTCACCGAAGAGTACGGGCCCGACAGCACGATGATGGTCGGCAGCGCCCACCACTCCAACGAGGAGGCCTACGCCTTCCGGAAGCTGGCGGCGTTCATGGGCACGAACAACGTCGACCACCAGGCCCGTATCTGTCACTCGCCGACCGTCGCCGGCCTCGCGAACACGTGGGGCTTCGGCGCGATGACCAACACGATCAACGACTACCGCAACTTCGATCTCAACATCATCATCGGGCAGAACCCCGCCGAGGCCCACCCGATCGCGATGCAGCACATCCTCGAGGGGCAGGCCCGCGGCGGGACGATCGTCTCGATCGACCCCCGCTATACGAAGACGTCGGCTCACGCCGACCACTATTACCGGATGCGGCCCGGGACGGACGTCGCGATCATGATGGGGCTGCTCTACTACCTCGACGAGCAGGACGAACTCGACGAGGAGATGCTCTCCGACCGGGTCAACGGCTGGGAGGACGCCTACGCCGAACTCGACCGGTACGACCTCGAGACGGCCGCCGAGATCTCCTGGCTCTCCGTCGAGGATCTCGAGGAGATCGGGGACATGATCATCGAGAACAAGCCCAACGTCCAGATCGAGTGGGCGATGGGCGGCACCCAGCACAACAACGGGACCCAGAACATCCGCTCGTACGCGCTGCTCAGTCTCGCCTCGGGGTCGGCGGCCCGCTCGGGCGGCGGCCTCCAGGTCATGCGCGGCCACGCGAACGTCCAGGGCGCGACCGACCTCGGCGTCGACGCCGACATTCTGCCGGGCTACTACTCGGTGAGTTCGCCCGGGTCGTGGGCCCACTGGACTAACGTGTGGGATCGGAGCCCGTGGACCAGCGGAAGCACGGACTTCAACGACATGTACGGGCGGTTCGACATGCTTCCCGAGGACCTCATGGAGGAACTCGGCGAAACGGAAGAGACCGTCACGACCGCGCAGGTCGACACCGAGGTCGAAGACAGCCTCGGCGGCGACGAGTACCGACCGAACGAGGTGACGACCCGGTCGATGATGTTCCAGTCGGGACTGACCGTCGCCCGCTGGTACGAGGCCGCCCTCCCCCAGGAGGAGCGGCTCCACGAGTCGAACCTCTACCAGCCGAACCCGCTGAAGATGCTGTTCCTCTGGGGCCACTCGGCGAACTCCATCAACGAGATGGACAAGATGAAGCGGGCGATGGAGGCGCTCGATCTGCTGGTCGTCGTCGACGTCTTCCCCGCCGTCGCCGGCACCCTCTCCGACGAGGATAACGTCATCCTCCTGCCGGCCTCGAGCCAGTACGAGCACTACCGGTCGCTGACGAACACGCACCGGTCGGTGCAGTGGTCCGAGCCCGCCGGGAAACCGGCGCACAACTCCAAGCCCGACCTCCAGATCATGCAGGAGCTGGCCGACCGGTTCGGCTTCGGCGAGCACTTCGACTGGGGGAGCGGCCAGGAGCTCCACAACGGCAAGAGCACCTACGAGGACGCGCTCCGGGAGATCAACCTCGGCGTCCGCTCGATCGGCTACCAGCAGCCCCCCGAGAAGCTCCAGCAACACCGCGAGTACGACTACGCCTTCAACACCGAGACGCTGCGGGCCGACTCCGAGGGACTGCCGGTCAGCGGCGAGTACTGGTCGCTGCCCTGGCCCTACTGGGGAGAGGGCCACACCGGTACGCCGATCATCTGGCGCGACGACATGGACCCCCGCGAAGGCGGCCACGACTTCCGCGCCAACTGGGGCACCGAGGCGCCGTCGCCCGAGGACTGGGAGGCGATGGGCGTCGACCGGGAGTACCCGCTCCAGGAGACCTACGACGAACACGGCGAGGAGGGCCTCGAGATGCTCCGCGAGCCCTACCAGCCCGACTGGTGGGACGAGGAGATCGAGGGCGTCCCGCAGTACCCCCACTACACGACGACGCTCCCCGAGGACGTCACGAACCCCAGCGAGATGTCCCTGCCCGTCGAGTACGCGCTGAGTCCGGATCAGTCGCCCTACGACGCGGCGCAGGCGCTCGAGGAGGAGTACGACCACGAACTCGACATGGAGTTCTGGGAGCAGTACGACGTCGAACAGCCGGACCCGCCGACGGGTCGCGGGAAGGCGCGCGCGGTCGCGTGGAACTTCCTCGACACGGTGCCGGTCCACCGCGAACCGATCGAGAGTCCGTACCCGGACCTCGCCGAGGAGTGGCCCGCGAACGGCCACCAGCAGAACGTCTACCGCCTCGACCAGAACAACGGCCAGACCCAGCAGCAGGCCACCGAGGCGGTCCACGAGAAGGGGTTCGAGGTCATCCTCACCTCCGGCCGACAGGTCGAACACCAGGGTGGCGGTTCCGAGACGCGGAACAACGAGATGACCGCCGACCGCCAGCCCCACATGTACGCGGAGATCCACCCGGACCGCGCCGAGGAGATGGGGATCTCCGGCGGCGACGAGGTCATCGTCCACTCCGCCCACGACGCCAAGAGCGCGATCCTCGTGAAGGCGAAGGTCGACTACCGACCCCACCCCGACGAGGTCTTCCTGCCGTACCACTGGGGCGGCGTCTTCGGCGGCAAGGACAAGTCCGACGACTGGCCCGAGGGCACGAAGCCGCTGGCGATCGGCGACTCCGTGAACATCGTCACCGCCCACGGCTTCGACGCCGAGACCCAGATGCAGGAGACCAAGGTCGGCATGGTCCGCGTCGAGAAGGCCACGCCCGAACGGATCGAGGAACTCGACATGGAGTTCATCGACTTCCCGCAGGACGAGGCGGGACTCGGACTCCAGAAACAGTACGACGTGCGGGAGCACGACATGCTCGCAGACGACTAA
- a CDS encoding hydrogenase iron-sulfur subunit, producing MNVGSFVCSCAGTCDIDLEAARDGIDHVDVAASSRMLCQDGLPAMEHVIEEHDLDQLIVTCPEAPAQEKITETATENGLHPDAVSFVDQREGAGWVHGESEATAKTARMVNARYAGLEHESVHQSLTHEAGDAVAVVGDAETAAALAEDADVTLIANGNDYAESDYDLEDVTIERGRVAAVDGKYGEFEVTVRARVTEDCISCMKCVREAPEGTVTRYPVDIDPDVDDESLAECCPTDAIELDGVERTLEVDQVVHPSATESARGGRIGFYTAPITSEKIASIERHLGGLTKPEFLDLEMDVCAAGDSSRVGCNECVEACPHDAVERSSIDEVEFNTELCQNCGACTSSCPTGATQLREPSNERIAREVEELLTPDEVEGSWIPGRGGSGLEESVVAFVCSERAADALAEYGRLAASGRADVEYPPILPVQVNCTDTVGEAHVMHALAAGADGVAIVGCGGDCLHSGPDPKADLVRRLDVATDDLGLGKRVEFFAPDPNEPEAFVEDVSTFVVGLEESPIPEGEHEATGEIDDPERENPAFDSHGWTLESVRAILEHVEPEREVIRGLKDFGRVEVDDACTLTPTCSTLCPTDALRRTQTGLEFNHERCVNCGLCEDGCVENAITVEEGLDLSLLPENREDDVADEEDADPAWTQVFEGSMLECKNCGTEFTSERSAERIKGEVGDLVSGMAPNADGSIFDYCPECRSMLLYSRNGGDD from the coding sequence ATGAACGTCGGCTCTTTCGTCTGTTCGTGCGCTGGCACCTGCGACATCGATCTCGAGGCGGCGCGCGACGGGATCGACCACGTCGACGTCGCCGCCAGTTCCCGGATGCTCTGTCAGGACGGGCTTCCCGCCATGGAACACGTCATCGAGGAGCACGACCTCGATCAACTCATCGTCACCTGCCCGGAGGCGCCGGCCCAGGAGAAAATCACCGAAACGGCCACCGAGAACGGACTGCACCCCGACGCGGTCTCGTTCGTCGACCAGCGCGAGGGCGCGGGCTGGGTCCACGGCGAGTCCGAGGCGACGGCCAAGACCGCCCGGATGGTCAACGCGCGCTACGCGGGCTTAGAACACGAGTCGGTCCACCAGTCGCTCACTCACGAGGCCGGCGACGCCGTCGCGGTCGTCGGCGACGCCGAAACCGCCGCCGCGCTAGCCGAAGACGCGGACGTCACCCTGATCGCGAACGGGAACGACTACGCTGAGTCCGACTACGACCTCGAGGACGTGACGATCGAGCGCGGCCGCGTCGCCGCGGTCGACGGCAAATACGGCGAGTTCGAGGTCACCGTCCGCGCGCGGGTCACCGAGGACTGTATCTCCTGCATGAAATGCGTCCGCGAGGCGCCCGAGGGGACGGTGACGCGCTACCCCGTCGATATCGACCCCGACGTCGACGACGAGTCGCTGGCCGAGTGCTGTCCGACCGACGCGATCGAACTGGACGGCGTCGAACGCACGCTCGAGGTCGACCAGGTCGTCCACCCGTCGGCGACGGAGTCCGCACGCGGCGGCCGAATCGGCTTCTACACCGCCCCGATCACGTCCGAGAAGATCGCCTCGATCGAACGCCACCTCGGCGGGCTTACCAAACCCGAGTTCCTCGACCTCGAGATGGACGTCTGTGCAGCTGGCGACTCGAGCCGCGTCGGCTGTAACGAGTGCGTCGAGGCCTGCCCGCACGACGCGGTCGAGCGCTCGAGCATTGACGAGGTCGAGTTCAACACGGAACTGTGCCAGAACTGCGGGGCCTGCACCAGCTCCTGTCCGACCGGCGCGACGCAACTGCGCGAACCCTCGAACGAGCGCATCGCCCGCGAGGTCGAGGAACTGCTTACCCCCGACGAGGTCGAGGGTAGCTGGATTCCGGGCCGGGGCGGCTCCGGACTCGAGGAGTCCGTCGTCGCCTTCGTCTGCTCGGAGCGAGCGGCCGATGCGCTGGCCGAGTACGGTCGGCTCGCGGCGTCCGGCCGCGCCGACGTCGAGTACCCGCCGATCCTCCCCGTGCAGGTCAACTGTACCGACACCGTCGGCGAGGCCCACGTCATGCACGCGCTTGCAGCCGGTGCGGACGGCGTCGCGATCGTCGGCTGCGGCGGCGACTGTCTGCACTCCGGCCCCGACCCGAAGGCCGACCTCGTCCGTCGGCTCGACGTCGCCACGGACGACCTCGGGCTCGGCAAGCGCGTGGAGTTCTTCGCTCCCGATCCGAACGAGCCCGAAGCGTTCGTCGAGGACGTCTCGACCTTCGTCGTCGGCCTCGAGGAGTCGCCGATTCCCGAAGGCGAGCACGAGGCGACCGGTGAGATCGACGATCCCGAGCGCGAGAACCCCGCGTTCGACAGTCACGGCTGGACGTTAGAAAGCGTCCGTGCGATCCTCGAGCACGTCGAGCCCGAGCGCGAGGTGATCCGCGGCCTGAAGGACTTCGGCCGCGTCGAGGTCGACGACGCGTGCACGCTCACGCCGACGTGTTCGACGCTCTGTCCGACCGACGCCTTGCGTCGCACGCAGACGGGACTCGAGTTCAACCACGAGCGCTGCGTGAACTGCGGGCTCTGCGAGGACGGCTGCGTAGAGAACGCGATCACGGTCGAGGAAGGGCTCGATCTCTCCCTGCTGCCCGAGAACCGGGAGGACGACGTCGCGGACGAGGAAGACGCGGACCCCGCGTGGACGCAGGTCTTCGAAGGCTCGATGCTCGAGTGCAAGAACTGCGGCACGGAGTTCACGAGCGAGCGGTCGGCCGAACGGATCAAGGGCGAAGTCGGCGACCTCGTCTCGGGGATGGCCCCGAACGCGGACGGCAGCATCTTCGACTACTGTCCGGAGTGCCGCTCGATGCTGCTGTACAGCCGAAACGGAGGTGACGACTGA
- a CDS encoding TorD/DmsD family molecular chaperone, translating to MSMDMEAVYAARLDLVEFLITATHDAPPEEFLEDVLSGDIASPSGSVNDDLDTGFDLLEQFIEQNRGRSLEDVADELEVEYTRLFVGPRPPVLPHETYYREDTEYLGEGLPKVEASYGAAGWSPPEDYPEENDHVAVELAFLRYLVRSQYQGREETLGYQRVFHEEHLSHWIDDCAASIVEEADGPFYEAVGHLLAGYAAFEEEIVLQVS from the coding sequence ATGAGTATGGACATGGAAGCCGTCTACGCGGCTCGACTCGATCTGGTCGAGTTCCTGATCACCGCGACCCACGACGCGCCGCCCGAGGAGTTCCTCGAGGACGTCCTCAGCGGCGATATCGCGTCGCCGTCGGGGAGCGTCAACGACGACCTCGATACGGGATTCGACCTGCTGGAACAGTTCATCGAACAAAACCGCGGCCGGTCGCTCGAGGACGTCGCCGACGAACTCGAGGTGGAGTACACCCGGCTGTTCGTCGGGCCGCGGCCGCCGGTGCTCCCCCACGAGACGTACTACCGCGAGGACACGGAGTACCTGGGTGAGGGGCTCCCGAAGGTCGAAGCGAGCTACGGCGCGGCCGGCTGGTCGCCGCCCGAAGACTACCCCGAGGAGAACGACCACGTCGCGGTCGAACTCGCGTTCCTGCGGTATCTGGTTCGATCCCAGTACCAGGGCCGGGAGGAGACGCTGGGCTACCAGCGCGTCTTCCACGAGGAACACCTCTCGCACTGGATCGACGACTGCGCGGCGTCGATCGTCGAGGAAGCGGACGGCCCGTTCTACGAGGCGGTCGGGCACCTCCTCGCCGGTTACGCTGCGTTCGAAGAAGAGATCGTCCTGCAGGTTAGCTGA
- a CDS encoding DUF7124 domain-containing protein: protein MTERIDLDELDVGDDDEPEEESNPGDWFWRGEGDPENEPPRTTGPAVKPDDEDGDGADAADTADATGADGNAVDQNSQPAPHVPTAESGKPVGIPAASGGAGAGAGAGSSADDGGEPGAAEPTEPRPAGSAAEGPHGGGVDDMTIAFTYRALQQLEHPAAVFADAYGWSDWIGIVGDVGTPAITKFQRDHGLDADFFTGSGTDPSERLSEIDRTSMFYAERMVVIGTGERGEAIAEAADWEYIPLETAAEKAGWELS from the coding sequence GTGACCGAACGAATCGATCTCGACGAACTCGACGTCGGCGACGACGACGAACCGGAGGAGGAATCGAACCCCGGCGACTGGTTCTGGCGCGGCGAGGGCGATCCCGAGAACGAGCCGCCGCGGACGACCGGGCCGGCGGTGAAGCCGGACGACGAGGACGGCGACGGCGCGGATGCCGCGGACACCGCGGACGCGACCGGCGCCGACGGGAACGCGGTCGACCAGAACTCGCAGCCGGCGCCCCACGTTCCGACAGCGGAGTCGGGGAAGCCGGTCGGGATTCCGGCGGCGTCCGGCGGCGCCGGCGCCGGTGCTGGAGCGGGCTCGAGCGCGGACGACGGTGGGGAGCCGGGCGCGGCCGAACCGACGGAACCTCGCCCCGCAGGATCGGCCGCGGAGGGGCCCCACGGCGGCGGCGTCGACGACATGACGATCGCCTTCACGTATCGGGCGCTCCAGCAGCTCGAGCATCCGGCGGCCGTCTTCGCGGACGCCTACGGCTGGAGCGACTGGATCGGGATCGTCGGCGACGTCGGCACGCCCGCGATCACGAAGTTCCAGCGCGATCACGGCCTCGACGCCGACTTTTTCACCGGCAGCGGAACGGATCCGAGCGAGCGCCTCTCAGAGATCGACCGCACGTCGATGTTCTACGCGGAGCGGATGGTCGTCATCGGCACCGGCGAGCGCGGCGAGGCCATCGCCGAGGCCGCCGACTGGGAGTACATCCCGCTCGAGACCGCCGCGGAGAAAGCGGGCTGGGAACTGTCATAG